From a single Apostichopus japonicus isolate 1M-3 chromosome 12, ASM3797524v1, whole genome shotgun sequence genomic region:
- the LOC139977367 gene encoding uronyl 2-sulfotransferase homolog pip-like: MTSCYFKRNVSQKHVFTGLIVFLLTTLAITVFVFDSEIKTTFQIKTTVKVVANQQTMPLHIAEEKIALTDAFRREMEWAVKPEYDFIKEANALGKIRHGENYIVIYNNVPKCGSRSLVNAFKGVPSNTSIKRIDKRIRWEPGLYQELQVLKPPMIVASHMPFVQLNRTDVLYINVVRDPVARYVSAYYFAANGDNGGTMPKRKREMKNITIDEAVKQRTKWKGTTKLSSFFTERTNDT, translated from the exons ATGACTAGTTGTTACTTTAAGCGGAATGTTTCACAGAAACATGTCTTCACAGGTCTGATAGTATTTTTGTTGACAACGCTCGCCATTACAGTCTTCGTATTTGACAGTGAAATCAAGACTACATTTCAAATAAAGACAACTGTAAAAGTGGTAGCCAATCAACAAACAATGCCTTTACATATTGCCGAAGAGAAGATTGCCTTAACAGACGCTTTTAGGAGAGAGATGGAATGGGCTGTTAAACCAG AGTACGATTTTATCAAAGAAGCAAACGCCTTGGGGAAGATTAGGCACGGAGAG AATTATATTGTCATCTACAACAACGTTCCTAAGTGCGGGAGTCGAAGCCTTGTGAATGCGTTTAAGGGGGTTCCGTCCAATACAAGCATCAAAAGAATTGAC AAACGAATTCGTTGGGAACCAGGCCTCTACCAGGAGCTTCAAGTACTAAAACCGCCTATGATAGTAGCCAGTCATATGCCATTCGTACAACTTAACAG AACAGATGTGCTTTACATTAACGTGGTACGAGATCCTGTAGCAAGATACGTTTCTGCTTATTACTTCGCAGCCAATGGGGATAACGGCGGAACAATGCCAAAGCGTAAACGTGAAATG AAGAATATTACAATAGACGAAGCTGttaaacaaagaacaaaatggAAAGGAACGACCAAGTTGAGCAGCTTCTTCACTGAACGAACGAACGACACGTAG